Proteins encoded in a region of the Telopea speciosissima isolate NSW1024214 ecotype Mountain lineage unplaced genomic scaffold, Tspe_v1 Tspe_v1.0017, whole genome shotgun sequence genome:
- the LOC122647272 gene encoding probable choline kinase 2: MAVTDDIVTNNPEDHLPVEVGEILNSLVSGWNDIIDPNSFRVTALKGAMTNKVFQINWLKKTEELGHKVLVRLYGEGVDVFFNRDDEIQTFECMSKHGQGPLLLARFPNGRIEEFIHARTLLARDMKNSEISALIAAKLREFNDLDMPGPKEVQLWDRLRNWIKEAKRLCDPDEAKEFRLDALEEEILELETKLSGDHQSVGFCHNDLQYGNIMIDEETSSITIIDYEYAGFNPVAYDIANHFCEMAADYHSNDPHILDFDRYPDLENRKRFVHIYLSSSGGEPSELEVEQLLNDIEKYTLASHLLWGLWGIISDHVNKIDFNYAEFARQKFKQYWLQKFTILGNSGASPPV; the protein is encoded by the exons ATGGCTGTAACAGATGATATTGTCACGAACAACCCTGAAGATCATCTCCCTGTTGAAGTAGGGGAGATTTTGAACTCTTTGGTTTCTGGTTGGAATGATATTATTGATCCAAATTCCTTCCGAGTGACCGCATTAAAGGGTGCAATGACTAATAAAGTTTTTCAGATAAACTGGCTGAAAAAAACAGAGGAACTTGGACATAAAGTTCTTGTTCGCCTTTATGGTGAGGGCGTGGATGTCTTCTTTAACCGCGATGATGAGATCCAAACTTTTGAGTGCATGTCAAAGCATGGGCAGGGGCCTCTCCTTCTTGCGCGGTTTCCAAATGGTCGAATTGAGGAGTTCATTCATGCACGG ACATTATTAGCTCGTGACATGAAGAACTCTGAAATATCTGCTCTAATAGCAGCTAAGTTGAGGGAGTTCAATGATCTTGATATGCCAGGTCCAAAGGAAGTCCAACTCTGGGACAGACTGAG AAATTGGATTAAAGAGGCTAAACGTTTGTGTGACCCTGATGAAGCCAAGGAATTTCGTTTGGATGCTTTAGAGGAGGAAATCCTTGAACTGGAAACAAAATTGTCTGGGGACCATCAGTCTGTTGGATTTTGCCACAATGACTTGCAGTATGGCAACATAATGATCGACGAGGAGACAAGTTCGATCACTATAATT GATTATGAGTATGCCGGTTTCAACCCTGTTGCTTATGATATTGCTAATCACTTCTGTGAGATGGCTGCAGATTATCATTCTAATGATCCTCACATTTTAGACTTTGATCGATATCCAG ATTTGGAGAACCGCAAAAGATTTGTCCATATATATCTTAGTTCTTCAG GGGGTGAACCCAGTGAGCTTGAGGTGGAGCAGTTACTCAATGACATTGAGAAGTATACTCTTGCGAGCCATTTGCTTTGGGGCTTATGGGGAATAATTTCG GACCATGTCAATAAAATCGACTTTAATTACGCAGAGTTTGCAAGACAGAAGTTCAAGCAGTACTGGTTACAGAAATTCACAATCTTGGGAAATTCAGGAGCCTCTCCCCCTGTTTGA